In Pseudoxanthomonas indica, the following are encoded in one genomic region:
- the tatB gene encoding Sec-independent protein translocase protein TatB: protein MFDIGFGELLIIAIVALVVLGPERLPKAARFTGLWVRRARAQWHSVRDELERELAADELKRSLRDTEDAMRDTERRIRESAAETAREFDDLRQSVKNTGAGAAAGAVAAGAATDATDADAAPATPTPSVEPDDSMQDRESSLASASDPDLMAGMAGDDDAEQIADASDPSTRPDETHEPRNV from the coding sequence ATGTTTGATATCGGCTTCGGCGAACTGCTGATCATTGCCATCGTCGCTTTGGTGGTGCTCGGACCCGAGCGCCTGCCCAAGGCGGCGCGGTTCACCGGTCTGTGGGTGCGGCGCGCGCGCGCGCAATGGCATTCGGTGCGCGATGAACTGGAGCGCGAACTGGCCGCCGACGAATTGAAGCGCAGCCTGCGCGATACCGAAGACGCGATGCGTGACACCGAGCGACGCATCCGCGAGAGCGCGGCGGAGACGGCGCGCGAGTTCGACGATCTGCGCCAGTCGGTGAAGAACACGGGCGCCGGTGCTGCAGCGGGTGCTGTTGCGGCGGGCGCTGCCACGGATGCCACGGATGCCGACGCCGCGCCCGCGACGCCGACCCCGTCCGTCGAACCGGATGATTCCATGCAGGACCGCGAGTCATCGCTGGCCTCCGCCTCGGATCCGGACCTGATGGCCGGCATGGCGGGCGACGACGACGCCGAACAGATCGCCGACGCTTCCGATCCATCGACCCGCCCAGACGAAACCCATGAACCACGAAACGTCTGA
- a CDS encoding ribonucleoside-diphosphate reductase subunit alpha: MSVTKRNGAREPVDLNKIVRAIQRSCEGLHAIDPMRVATRTISGLYDGASTRELDELSIRTSALLTAEEPEYSRLAARLLAAYITKEVTNQEIHAFSQSISRGHEVGLINERLLHFVQTNARKLNDALDASLDLQFDYFGLRTLYDRYLLRHPHTRKVIETPQQFFLRIACALSEDVPEALALYRRMGNLDYLPSSPTLFNSGTTHEQLSSCFLLDSPQDSLESIYQKYGDIAQLSKFSGGIGVSYTRVRSRGSLIKSTNGHSNGIVPWLKTLDSSVAAVNQGGKRKGAACVYLEPWHADVEEFLELRDNTGDEARRTHNLNLANWIPDLFMRRVESDGDWSMFDPRVVPEFTDLFGEAFERAYEQAEAQGKAVRKVKARDLYARMMRTLAQTGNGWMTFKDKCNRASNQTLRAGNVIHLSNLCTEILEVTSAEETAVCNLGSINLGRHFDADGWFDFDKLAETVRLAVRQLDRVIDLNFYPIESARRGNLRWRPVGLGVMGLQDVFFRLRLPFDSAEARALSNKIAETVYFHALETSVELAQERGKHPSFADTRAAEGELQFDAWGVVPENAERWDGLRQRIRQHGLRNSLLIAIAPTATIASIAGCYECVEPQVSNLFKRETLSGDFLQVNRYLVEELKKLGLWTPEMRDTIKLAEGSIQGVAQIPEALQLIYRTAWEVPMRSLIDMAAGRGAFIDQSASLNLFMESPNIGAMSSMYMYAWKQGIKTTYYLRSRPATRIAKTTVGAAAAVTPKPEYTPSEAIACSLENPEACEACQ; the protein is encoded by the coding sequence ATGAGCGTGACCAAGCGCAATGGCGCGCGCGAGCCGGTGGACTTGAACAAGATCGTGCGCGCCATCCAGCGCAGCTGCGAGGGCCTGCACGCGATCGACCCGATGCGCGTGGCAACCCGCACCATCTCCGGCCTGTACGACGGCGCCAGCACGCGCGAGCTGGACGAATTGTCCATCCGCACCTCCGCCCTGCTGACCGCCGAAGAGCCCGAGTACAGCCGCCTGGCCGCACGCCTGCTCGCGGCCTACATCACCAAGGAAGTGACCAACCAGGAAATCCACGCGTTCTCGCAGTCGATCAGCCGCGGCCACGAGGTCGGCCTGATCAACGAGCGCCTGCTTCACTTCGTGCAGACCAACGCGCGCAAGCTCAATGACGCACTGGACGCCAGTCTGGATCTGCAGTTCGACTACTTCGGCCTGCGCACCCTGTACGACCGCTACCTGCTGCGCCATCCGCACACCCGCAAGGTGATCGAGACGCCGCAGCAGTTCTTCCTGCGCATCGCCTGCGCCTTGAGCGAGGACGTGCCCGAAGCGCTGGCGCTGTATCGGCGCATGGGCAACCTGGATTACCTGCCCAGCTCGCCCACGCTGTTCAACAGCGGCACCACCCACGAGCAGCTGTCGTCGTGCTTCCTGCTGGACTCGCCACAGGATTCGCTGGAGTCGATCTACCAGAAGTACGGCGACATCGCCCAGCTGTCCAAGTTCAGTGGCGGCATCGGCGTGAGCTACACCCGCGTGCGTTCGCGCGGCTCGCTGATCAAATCGACCAACGGTCATTCCAATGGCATCGTGCCCTGGCTGAAGACGCTGGATTCCTCGGTGGCTGCGGTCAACCAGGGCGGCAAGCGCAAGGGCGCGGCCTGCGTGTATCTGGAGCCCTGGCACGCCGACGTGGAAGAGTTCCTGGAACTGCGTGACAACACCGGCGACGAAGCGCGCCGCACGCACAACCTCAACCTGGCCAACTGGATCCCGGACCTGTTCATGCGTCGCGTCGAGTCCGATGGCGACTGGTCGATGTTCGATCCGCGCGTGGTGCCGGAGTTCACCGATCTGTTCGGCGAGGCGTTCGAGCGCGCCTACGAGCAGGCCGAGGCGCAGGGCAAGGCAGTGCGCAAGGTCAAGGCGCGTGATCTGTATGCGCGGATGATGCGTACCCTCGCCCAGACCGGCAATGGCTGGATGACCTTCAAGGACAAGTGCAACCGCGCCAGCAACCAGACCCTGCGCGCCGGCAACGTCATCCATCTGTCCAACCTGTGCACCGAGATCCTGGAAGTGACCTCGGCCGAAGAGACCGCAGTGTGCAACCTGGGTTCGATCAACCTGGGCCGTCACTTCGATGCCGACGGCTGGTTCGATTTCGACAAGCTGGCCGAGACCGTGCGGCTGGCCGTGCGCCAGCTGGATCGCGTGATCGATCTGAACTTCTATCCGATCGAATCGGCGCGCCGCGGCAACCTGCGCTGGCGTCCGGTCGGCCTGGGCGTGATGGGTCTGCAGGATGTGTTCTTCCGCCTGCGCCTGCCATTCGACAGCGCCGAAGCACGCGCGCTGTCCAACAAGATCGCCGAGACCGTGTACTTCCACGCGCTGGAAACGTCGGTGGAGTTGGCGCAGGAACGTGGCAAGCATCCGTCGTTTGCGGACACCCGCGCGGCCGAAGGCGAACTGCAGTTCGACGCCTGGGGCGTGGTGCCGGAGAACGCCGAGCGCTGGGATGGCCTGCGCCAGCGCATCCGCCAGCACGGTCTGCGCAACTCGCTGCTGATCGCCATTGCGCCTACCGCGACGATCGCCTCGATTGCCGGCTGCTACGAATGCGTCGAGCCGCAGGTCAGCAACCTGTTCAAGCGCGAGACGCTGTCCGGCGATTTCCTGCAGGTCAACCGCTACCTGGTCGAAGAGTTGAAGAAGCTCGGCCTGTGGACGCCGGAAATGCGCGACACCATCAAGCTGGCCGAAGGTTCGATCCAGGGCGTGGCGCAGATTCCCGAGGCGTTGCAGCTGATCTACCGCACCGCCTGGGAAGTGCCGATGCGTTCGCTGATCGACATGGCCGCCGGCCGCGGCGCCTTCATCGATCAGTCGGCCTCGCTCAACCTGTTCATGGAAAGCCCCAACATCGGCGCGATGTCGTCCATGTACATGTATGCGTGGAAGCAGGGCATCAAGACCACCTACTACCTGCGCTCACGTCCGGCCACGCGGATTGCCAAGACCACGGTGGGTGCGGCAGCGGCCGTGACACCGAAGCCGGAGTACACGCCCAGCGAGGCGATCGCCTGCTCGTTGGAAAATCCCGAGGCCTGCGAGGCCTGCCAGTAA
- the tatA gene encoding Sec-independent protein translocase subunit TatA, with protein MGGLSIWHWIIVLVVVLLIFGTKRLRNVGSDLGEAVKGFKKGMRDEDGKPVERLDDQSRKDETSASNERDRNSQ; from the coding sequence ATGGGCGGTCTTAGCATCTGGCATTGGATCATCGTGCTGGTGGTCGTGCTGCTGATTTTTGGCACCAAGCGCCTGCGCAACGTCGGCTCGGACCTGGGCGAAGCCGTGAAGGGCTTCAAGAAGGGCATGCGTGATGAAGACGGCAAGCCGGTCGAGCGTCTGGATGATCAGTCGCGCAAGGACGAGACCAGCGCCTCGAACGAGCGCGACCGTAACTCGCAATAA
- the tatC gene encoding twin-arginine translocase subunit TatC translates to MNHETSDAQAESSLMEHLLELRSRLMRALFGLAIVLVALLPFAKQLYAHMAIPLIKNLPASQVTQLIASEPTSGFFAPIKLAFFAALFLTAPWLLFQAWGFVAPGLYKHEKRLAMPLLVSAIGLFYLGCAFAYFLVLPAVFHGLMMFTPDIITIAPDPAKYLDFVLVIFIAFGVSFELPVALVILALLGWVTPQQLREGRGYAIVGIFVVAAIVTPPDVVSQLMLAVPMCLLYEAGILAASWVAPKREEPKDA, encoded by the coding sequence ATGAACCACGAAACGTCTGACGCCCAGGCCGAAAGCAGCCTGATGGAACATCTGCTGGAGCTGCGCTCGCGCTTGATGCGCGCGCTGTTCGGCCTGGCCATCGTGCTGGTGGCGCTGCTGCCATTCGCCAAGCAGCTGTACGCGCACATGGCCATCCCGCTGATCAAGAACCTGCCCGCCTCGCAGGTCACCCAGCTGATCGCCAGCGAGCCGACTTCCGGCTTCTTTGCGCCGATCAAGCTGGCGTTCTTCGCGGCCTTGTTCCTGACCGCACCGTGGCTGCTGTTCCAGGCCTGGGGCTTCGTGGCGCCTGGCCTGTACAAGCACGAAAAGCGGCTGGCGATGCCGCTGCTGGTCTCGGCCATCGGCCTGTTCTACCTGGGCTGCGCTTTTGCCTATTTCCTGGTGCTGCCGGCCGTGTTCCATGGCCTGATGATGTTCACCCCGGACATCATCACCATCGCGCCGGACCCGGCGAAGTACCTGGACTTCGTGCTGGTGATCTTCATTGCCTTCGGCGTCAGCTTCGAACTGCCGGTCGCGCTGGTGATCCTGGCGTTGCTGGGCTGGGTCACCCCGCAGCAACTGCGCGAAGGTCGTGGCTACGCCATCGTCGGCATCTTCGTGGTCGCCGCGATCGTCACCCCACCGGACGTGGTGTCGCAGCTGATGCTGGCAGTGCCCATGTGCCTGCTCTACGAAGCCGGCATCCTGGCCGCTTCCTGGGTGGCGCCCAAGCGCGAAGAACCCAAGGACGCCTGA
- the hemH gene encoding ferrochelatase yields MPDAPNTALIAVNLGTPEAPTAPAVRRYLAEFLHDPRVVQLSRWIWYPLLHGLILPLRGPKAAHKYQQIWLPEGSPLAVYTRQLAQALQQRLPQWRVHDAMRYGQPGLPARLRALRDQGVRRLVVLPLYPQYSTTTTESVKDVLAREARDFEVHVVEQYATDAGWVAAVADSIQRWRQQHGTGEHLLFSYHGLPQRLARAGDPYPQQCDASTRAIAQALGLSDDQWTLTYQSRFGKERWLEPATDLSLDALAARGMRQVDVVCPGFAVDCLETLEEVGIGFVERFAAQGGQLRYIPCLNAEPAHADALAAIARRALGEVE; encoded by the coding sequence ATGCCCGACGCACCCAATACCGCGCTGATCGCGGTCAATCTAGGCACGCCCGAGGCCCCCACGGCACCCGCCGTGCGGCGCTACCTCGCCGAGTTCCTGCACGATCCGCGCGTGGTCCAGTTGAGCCGCTGGATCTGGTACCCCTTGCTGCACGGACTGATCTTGCCCTTGCGCGGGCCCAAGGCGGCGCACAAGTACCAACAGATCTGGCTGCCGGAAGGATCGCCGCTGGCGGTCTACACGCGCCAGCTGGCGCAGGCGCTGCAACAGCGTTTGCCGCAGTGGCGCGTGCATGACGCCATGCGCTATGGCCAGCCCGGACTGCCCGCGCGACTGCGTGCGCTGCGCGATCAGGGCGTGCGCCGGCTGGTGGTGTTGCCGCTGTATCCGCAGTACTCCACCACCACCACCGAATCGGTGAAAGACGTGCTGGCCCGCGAAGCGCGCGACTTCGAGGTGCATGTGGTCGAGCAATACGCCACCGATGCGGGCTGGGTGGCAGCGGTGGCCGATTCGATTCAACGCTGGCGCCAACAGCATGGCACCGGCGAACACCTGCTGTTCTCCTACCATGGCCTGCCGCAGCGACTCGCGCGTGCCGGGGACCCGTATCCGCAGCAATGCGATGCCAGCACCCGCGCGATTGCGCAGGCATTGGGCCTGTCGGACGATCAGTGGACCCTTACGTACCAGTCGCGCTTTGGCAAGGAGCGCTGGCTGGAACCGGCGACCGACCTGAGCCTGGATGCGCTCGCCGCCCGCGGTATGCGCCAGGTCGACGTGGTCTGTCCCGGCTTTGCGGTGGACTGCCTGGAAACGCTGGAAGAAGTCGGCATCGGCTTCGTCGAGCGCTTCGCCGCGCAGGGCGGGCAGCTGCGCTACATCCCCTGTCTCAACGCCGAACCGGCGCATGCCGATGCGCTCGCCGCGATCGCGCGCCGCGCGCTGGGTGAGGTCGAGTGA
- a CDS encoding alpha/beta fold hydrolase, which yields MREFSAPIAMGELRGLRGGTPGAPRVIALHGWLDNAASFVPLAACLPDLELVIPDLPGHGHSVHLGPGAEYTSGVAVNAVLDLADALEWEQFYLLGHSMGAGIASLLAASSPHRVQGLVAIEALGGLSETVARTAARWQEAIAAARALPDKRLRLFPDLAMPVRARMQANQLSEANARLLVERGVRAVEGGHVWSSDQRLTLPTPQRLDEAQVSALVAGIDCRTRVIYAEPAQPYFPEPLRSQRAGLLPHGELIVLPGTHHLHMEDPIAVAAAIGDFFQ from the coding sequence CTGCGCGAGTTCTCCGCACCCATTGCCATGGGTGAACTGCGCGGTCTGCGTGGCGGTACACCGGGCGCGCCGCGTGTGATCGCCCTGCACGGGTGGCTGGACAATGCCGCCAGCTTCGTCCCGCTGGCCGCCTGCCTGCCGGATCTGGAACTGGTGATACCGGATCTACCCGGGCACGGACACAGCGTGCATCTGGGGCCAGGCGCGGAATACACCAGCGGCGTGGCGGTGAACGCGGTGCTGGATCTGGCCGATGCGCTGGAGTGGGAGCAGTTCTACCTGTTGGGGCATTCGATGGGCGCCGGCATTGCCAGCCTGCTGGCCGCGTCCTCGCCGCACCGCGTGCAGGGACTGGTGGCGATTGAAGCGCTCGGTGGCCTGTCGGAAACCGTGGCCCGTACCGCCGCGCGCTGGCAGGAAGCCATCGCCGCCGCGCGCGCATTGCCCGACAAGCGCCTGCGGCTGTTCCCGGATCTGGCCATGCCGGTGCGCGCGCGCATGCAGGCCAACCAGCTCAGCGAGGCCAATGCACGGCTGCTGGTGGAACGCGGCGTGCGTGCGGTTGAGGGTGGCCATGTATGGAGCAGCGATCAGCGCCTGACCCTGCCGACACCGCAACGACTGGACGAAGCCCAGGTGTCGGCGCTGGTGGCCGGCATCGACTGCCGCACCCGGGTCATCTATGCCGAACCGGCGCAGCCTTATTTCCCGGAACCCCTGCGCAGCCAACGCGCCGGCCTGCTTCCGCACGGCGAGTTGATCGTCCTGCCCGGCACGCATCACCTGCACATGGAAGATCCAATCGCCGTGGCGGCGGCGATCGGTGATTTCTTCCAGTAG
- the ttcA gene encoding tRNA 2-thiocytidine(32) synthetase TtcA, translated as MNTPQSLPRVLADPLSYRPGPHPARQEPHKLARRLRRQVGQAIADYAMIEEGDKVMVCLSGGKDSYTLLDLLMQLQKKAPVRFELVAVNLDQKQPGFPAHVLPDYLRAIGVPYQILEQDTYSVVTRVVPEGKTMCSLCSRLRRGALYAHAQEAGFTKIALGHHRDDLVNTFFLNLFHHAKIAGMPPKLLSDDGRHVVIRPLAYVRESDIQAYAQARNFPIIPCDLCGSQENLQRRQVQKMLDAWERESPGRVETIARALSDVRPEKLGDARLFDFLSLGARQDATRIDAGAWQSGDLPDDHDSV; from the coding sequence ATGAATACCCCACAGTCCCTGCCACGCGTGCTTGCCGATCCCCTGTCGTACAGGCCGGGTCCGCATCCCGCCAGGCAGGAACCGCACAAGCTGGCCAGGCGTCTGCGCCGCCAGGTGGGCCAGGCGATTGCCGACTACGCGATGATCGAGGAAGGCGACAAGGTGATGGTCTGCCTGTCCGGCGGCAAGGACAGCTACACCCTGCTGGACCTGCTGATGCAGCTGCAGAAGAAGGCGCCCGTGCGCTTCGAGCTGGTGGCGGTCAACCTGGATCAGAAGCAGCCCGGCTTTCCGGCCCATGTGCTGCCCGACTACCTGCGCGCGATCGGCGTGCCCTACCAGATCCTGGAGCAGGACACGTATTCGGTCGTCACCCGCGTCGTGCCGGAAGGCAAGACGATGTGCTCGCTGTGCTCCCGCCTGCGCCGCGGCGCGCTGTATGCGCATGCGCAGGAGGCGGGCTTCACCAAGATCGCGCTGGGCCATCACCGGGACGATCTGGTCAACACCTTCTTCCTCAACCTGTTCCACCACGCAAAAATCGCCGGCATGCCGCCCAAGCTGCTGTCCGACGATGGCAGGCATGTGGTGATACGGCCGCTGGCCTATGTGCGCGAAAGCGACATCCAGGCCTATGCACAGGCGCGGAATTTCCCGATCATTCCGTGCGATCTGTGCGGCAGCCAGGAAAACCTGCAGCGCAGACAGGTGCAGAAGATGCTCGATGCCTGGGAGCGCGAGTCGCCCGGCCGCGTCGAGACCATCGCGCGTGCGTTGAGCGACGTGCGTCCCGAGAAGCTGGGTGATGCGCGGCTGTTCGACTTCCTTTCACTGGGCGCACGCCAGGATGCAACGCGCATCGACGCAGGCGCCTGGCAGTCGGGCGACCTGCCCGATGACCACGATTCCGTCTAG
- a CDS encoding M48 family metallopeptidase, which produces MPRLFQRLIRPAPRSVERDVVGLVFDDGRQIDVQRVRDPRAKRLKLSVDERGARLTLPARASLVSGERFLQQHRQWLQLQLERHADSLDLPALQPFISTHLPLRGQQAPLHWLEGRFLAVTGDETGVQIRWPARASEAMLRRALRRFYETEARNDIGRWLPRYLADLPRAPGRIRLKIMSSQWGSLSPDGSMALDLSLVLGRPSAFKYVLVHELCHLIHANHSPAYWREVEQRFPEWQQERAYFHAHGRHLKASLRALLAG; this is translated from the coding sequence ATGCCCCGCCTGTTCCAGCGTCTGATCCGCCCCGCCCCGCGCAGTGTCGAGCGTGACGTGGTCGGATTGGTGTTCGACGATGGCCGGCAGATCGACGTGCAGCGCGTGCGGGATCCGCGCGCCAAGCGCCTGAAGCTGAGCGTGGATGAGCGGGGTGCGCGCCTGACCTTGCCGGCGCGCGCCAGTCTGGTCTCCGGTGAACGCTTCCTGCAGCAACACCGGCAATGGTTGCAGCTGCAACTCGAGCGGCACGCCGACAGCCTGGATCTGCCGGCGCTGCAGCCGTTCATCAGCACCCATCTGCCACTGCGTGGGCAGCAGGCGCCACTGCATTGGCTGGAGGGCCGCTTCCTGGCGGTGACCGGGGACGAGACCGGCGTGCAGATCCGCTGGCCCGCCCGGGCCAGCGAGGCGATGTTGCGACGCGCGCTGCGGCGCTTCTACGAGACCGAAGCGCGCAACGACATCGGCCGCTGGTTGCCGCGCTACCTGGCAGATTTGCCGCGCGCGCCGGGGCGCATCCGCCTGAAGATCATGTCTTCGCAATGGGGCTCGTTGAGTCCGGATGGATCGATGGCGCTGGATCTGTCGCTGGTACTGGGACGTCCCTCGGCTTTCAAATACGTGCTGGTGCACGAGCTTTGCCATCTGATCCACGCCAATCACTCGCCGGCGTACTGGCGCGAGGTCGAGCAGCGCTTCCCGGAATGGCAGCAGGAAAGGGCGTATTTCCATGCGCACGGGCGTCATTTGAAGGCCAGCTTGCGCGCCTTGCTGGCCGGTTGA
- a CDS encoding ribonucleotide-diphosphate reductase subunit beta has product MSTHNRQLLLDPGFELTLRPMRYPQFYEMYRNAIKNTWTVEEVDFALDVNDLKHKFGPAERHLIERLIAFFATGDSIVSNNLVLNLYQHINAPEARMYLSRQLYEEALHVQFYLTLLDTYLPDPNERAKAFAAVDNIPSIKQKAEFCFKWMDSVQDMRRIETREQRKQFILNMVCFAGCIEGLFFFGAFAYVYYLRSRGLLHGLASGTNWVFRDESCHMAFAFEVIRTAREEEPDLIDDAFKAQVVQMLREAVECEVAFAQDTLSGGVAGLSLKDMRQYLEYCADQRLVQLGFEKEFGSTNPFPFMDLQDVQELTNFFERRVSAYQVGVEGEVGFDHAF; this is encoded by the coding sequence ATGTCTACCCACAACCGCCAGCTGCTGCTCGACCCGGGCTTTGAACTGACCCTGCGACCGATGCGCTATCCGCAGTTCTACGAGATGTACCGCAACGCCATCAAGAACACCTGGACGGTCGAAGAGGTGGACTTTGCGCTGGACGTCAACGATCTCAAGCACAAGTTCGGCCCGGCCGAGCGGCATCTGATCGAGCGTCTGATCGCGTTCTTCGCCACCGGCGATTCGATCGTCTCCAACAACCTGGTGCTCAATCTCTACCAGCACATCAACGCGCCGGAAGCGCGCATGTACCTGTCGCGGCAGTTGTACGAAGAAGCCCTGCACGTGCAGTTCTACCTGACCCTGCTTGATACCTACCTGCCCGACCCCAACGAGCGCGCCAAGGCCTTTGCCGCGGTCGACAACATCCCGTCGATCAAGCAGAAGGCCGAGTTCTGCTTCAAGTGGATGGACTCGGTGCAGGACATGCGTCGCATCGAAACGCGCGAGCAGCGCAAGCAGTTCATCCTCAACATGGTCTGCTTTGCCGGCTGCATCGAAGGCCTGTTCTTCTTCGGCGCGTTCGCCTACGTGTACTACCTGCGCTCGCGCGGCTTGCTGCATGGCCTGGCCAGCGGCACCAATTGGGTGTTCCGCGACGAGAGCTGCCACATGGCCTTCGCGTTCGAGGTCATCCGCACCGCACGCGAGGAAGAGCCTGACTTGATCGATGACGCCTTCAAGGCGCAGGTGGTGCAGATGCTGCGCGAGGCGGTGGAGTGCGAGGTCGCCTTTGCCCAAGACACCCTGTCCGGCGGCGTGGCCGGGTTGTCGTTGAAGGACATGCGCCAGTACCTGGAGTACTGCGCCGACCAGCGACTGGTGCAGCTGGGCTTCGAGAAGGAGTTCGGCTCGACCAATCCCTTCCCCTTCATGGACCTGCAGGACGTGCAGGAACTGACCAACTTCTTCGAGCGGCGCGTCTCGGCGTATCAGGTGGGCGTGGAAGGCGAAGTCGGCTTCGACCACGCCTTCTGA
- a CDS encoding YdcH family protein → MDAINPADIALQLVELRREHRELDEAIGLLVANIEADEVAVKRMKKRKLWLKDCISRLESSLIPDEPA, encoded by the coding sequence GTGGACGCCATCAACCCTGCCGACATCGCCCTGCAACTGGTCGAACTGCGCCGCGAACATCGCGAGCTGGATGAGGCGATCGGATTGCTGGTCGCCAACATCGAGGCCGACGAAGTCGCGGTCAAGCGCATGAAGAAGCGCAAGCTGTGGCTGAAAGACTGCATATCCAGGCTGGAAAGCTCGCTGATTCCCGACGAGCCGGCCTGA
- a CDS encoding lipid-binding SYLF domain-containing protein yields MLPAATLLAAALFATPAFAGQKEDERATNAVRVLDEIRRIPEESIPDKLLDEAKAIVVIPDSLKAGLVFGGRRGHGLMSVKNPDGTWSQPVFIKLTGGSIGFQAGVQSADIVLVFRNDRNLDNIVNGKFTLGADAGVAAGPVGRNAAAATDGQLKAEIWSWSRARGLFAGVALDGAVMQIDDDANTSVYGSAGTPRAIFEGRAGAPSAAVVGFRDQLEEATSAARAARGGGNATAQASQRPVLPTTTVTPSTPTSAETAPLGAQPAAAAQQGFQPVGEGEVRTEPLNTTP; encoded by the coding sequence ATGCTGCCCGCCGCCACGCTGCTCGCCGCCGCCTTGTTCGCCACGCCGGCCTTCGCCGGCCAGAAGGAAGACGAACGCGCCACCAATGCGGTGCGCGTGCTGGATGAAATTCGCCGTATCCCGGAAGAAAGCATTCCCGACAAGCTGCTGGACGAGGCCAAGGCCATCGTCGTCATCCCCGACAGCCTCAAGGCCGGTCTGGTGTTCGGCGGTCGTCGCGGCCATGGCCTGATGTCGGTGAAGAATCCCGATGGCACCTGGTCGCAACCGGTCTTCATCAAACTCACCGGCGGCAGCATCGGCTTCCAGGCCGGCGTGCAGTCGGCGGACATCGTGCTGGTGTTCCGCAATGACCGCAATCTGGACAACATCGTCAACGGCAAGTTCACCCTCGGCGCCGATGCCGGCGTGGCCGCAGGACCGGTGGGCCGCAATGCCGCCGCCGCGACCGATGGCCAGTTGAAGGCCGAGATCTGGTCGTGGTCGCGCGCGCGTGGCCTGTTTGCCGGGGTGGCGCTGGACGGTGCCGTCATGCAGATCGATGACGATGCCAACACCTCGGTCTATGGCAGCGCCGGCACGCCGCGCGCGATTTTCGAAGGCCGTGCAGGCGCGCCTTCGGCGGCGGTGGTCGGCTTCCGCGATCAACTGGAAGAAGCCACCTCCGCAGCGCGTGCCGCGCGTGGCGGTGGCAATGCCACTGCCCAGGCGAGCCAGCGCCCGGTGCTGCCGACCACGACGGTGACCCCGTCGACGCCGACGTCGGCCGAGACCGCTCCGCTGGGTGCGCAACCTGCGGCCGCCGCCCAGCAGGGCTTCCAGCCCGTGGGCGAAGGCGAAGTCCGCACCGAGCCACTCAACACCACACCCTGA
- a CDS encoding recombination-associated protein RdgC: MFFRNLTLFRFAPTLDFSQLDELLPEAALKPVGPLELSSRGFISPFGRGEDGLSHRVNDAIWLSVGSEDKILPGAVVNDLLARKLEDIEAKEGRKPSGRTRKRLKDDLLMELLPRAFVKPSRTDALLDLEHGFVAVDSSSRKSAENVVSEIRRALGSFPALPLNAEVAPRSVMTGWIAGEPLPEGLSLGEECELKDAMDGGAVVKCQNQDLQSDEIAKHLEAGKQVTRLALTLDDHVSFVLGEDLIIRKLKFLDGVVDQLENSEGDDRRAELDTRFVLMAGEVKRLFIVLENALKLSKAE; the protein is encoded by the coding sequence ATGTTCTTTCGCAACCTGACGCTGTTCCGTTTTGCCCCCACCCTCGATTTCTCGCAACTGGACGAACTGCTCCCGGAGGCCGCGCTCAAGCCGGTCGGTCCTCTGGAATTGTCTTCGCGCGGTTTCATTTCCCCCTTCGGTCGCGGTGAAGACGGCCTGTCGCACCGGGTCAACGACGCCATCTGGCTCAGCGTGGGCAGCGAGGACAAGATCCTCCCCGGCGCGGTGGTCAACGATCTGCTCGCGCGCAAGCTCGAGGACATCGAGGCCAAGGAAGGGCGCAAGCCCAGCGGCCGCACACGCAAGCGACTCAAGGACGATCTGTTGATGGAGCTGTTGCCGCGCGCCTTCGTCAAACCTTCGCGCACCGATGCGCTGCTGGATCTGGAGCACGGCTTCGTGGCGGTGGACAGTTCCTCGCGCAAGAGTGCGGAGAACGTGGTCTCGGAGATCCGCCGCGCGCTGGGCAGCTTCCCGGCCCTGCCGCTGAATGCCGAAGTGGCGCCACGTTCGGTAATGACCGGCTGGATCGCCGGCGAACCGCTGCCTGAAGGCCTGAGCCTGGGCGAGGAGTGCGAGCTGAAGGACGCCATGGACGGAGGCGCGGTGGTCAAGTGCCAGAACCAGGACCTGCAGAGCGATGAAATCGCCAAGCACCTGGAAGCCGGCAAGCAGGTCACCCGCCTGGCGCTGACGCTGGATGACCATGTGTCGTTCGTGCTGGGTGAAGACCTGATCATCCGCAAGCTGAAGTTCCTGGACGGGGTGGTGGATCAGCTCGAGAACAGCGAAGGCGATGACCGGCGCGCAGAGCTGGATACGCGCTTCGTGCTGATGGCCGGCGAGGTGAAGCGCTTGTTCATCGTGCTGGAGAACGCGCTCAAGCTCAGCAAGGCCGAATAA